A stretch of Numenius arquata chromosome 11, bNumArq3.hap1.1, whole genome shotgun sequence DNA encodes these proteins:
- the MYOT gene encoding myotilin isoform X1, whose product MQSPSASLTGSAYGSTPVFTKGLQNIRAIKGQLVVFECRIRATPTLQVHWYREYDPIIDSADFRILRKKACSSALPEEVCTLVITEAFPEDSGIFKCVAENEFGSAASSARLSVSPGAKELESFAGAAHRPAVQVTMKKPTFPRNSQTGAKDRDTAGLPSYSTETPGLGRRAEATNFGQINSKSKAEDFHGAYENSPQASPLRENPHQESLYSARQGFHTIQEPSQENFRGLPPSFYQPPIQSQLSPTKTQDSRETSPMSVPNFPSVSSMCQPTMFNYERPKHFIQSKNACQGQQPPPGPAASTEPSRQIKQSSILIQPRNPSGQKFSSSSSLSSSITLSSPSCSAPKESTYPVTPASAQSPASSSSGQRLISMPNQPPAAFLCSVLPSQPDYNSQTPSPMEPPYSQPMYNKQASINSMQKTSDQEIRGTKEALIQDLEKKLRCKDNLLQNGNQRLTYEERMARRLLGPVNAASVLEAQSEDNMQNAQHQNAENIRLQVPTTHVRSRPSSRGDDRGHDSIQEKFFQPRFTQVPEDIIIEEGRFFRLDFKVSGLPTPDVMWYQNGRMVHQDQFHKMIVSEKGFHSFIFEAVKSSDAGTYECVAVNRAGEASFTVKVEVIAKEHHTPPTFVFKPQSKKVFEGDTARLECQISAIPTPRIYWKRNNEMVQYNTDRISLLHDNTGRICLLIHNANKKDAGWYTVSAVNGAGVATCHARLEVATHANKPVPAPKQLRVRPTFSKYLALNGRGLDVKQAFSPEGEFQRLAEQSGLYESDEL is encoded by the exons ATGCAGAGTCCCTCAGCGAGCCTGACCGGGTCTGCCTACGGAAGCACACCAGTGTTTACAAAG ggtctgCAAAACATAAGAGCTATAAAGGGTCAATTAGTGGTATTTGAATGTCGCATTCGCGCTACACCCACCTTACAGGTTCACTGGTACAGAGAATATGATCCAATAATTGACTCTGCTGATTTCCGAATACTACGAAAAA AGGCTTGTTCGTCAGCTCTTCCTG AGGAAGTCTGCACCCTGGTTATTACAGAAGCTTTTCCAGAAGACTCTGGAATATTTAAATGTGTTGCTGAAAATGAATTTGGGTCTGCGGCATCCAGTGCACGTCTCTCTGTTTCCCCAG GAGCAAAAGAGCTGGAAAGCTTTGCAGGTGCTGCCCACAGGCCAGCTGTGCAAGTCACCATGAAGAAACCCACCTTTCCCAGGAATAGCCAAACAGGAGCCAAGGACCGTGACACAGCTGGCCTGCCGTCCTACAGCACAGAGACCCCAGGACTGGGCAGACGAGCAGAAGCCACAAACTTTGGCCAGATCAACTCCAAGAGCAAAGCTGAAGATTTTCACGGAGCTTATGAGAATTCACCTCAGGCTTCACCTCTGAG GGAAAATCCACACCAAGAAAGCCTCTATTCTGCAAGGCAAGGGTTCCACACTATCCAGGAGCCCAGCCAAGAAAATTTTCGTGGCCTACCACCTAGTTTTTACCAGCCACCTATCCAAAGCCAGTTATCACCAACAAAAACCCAGGACAGCCGTGAAACCTCTCCTATGAGTGTCCCTAATTTCCCATCCGTTTCCTCTATGTGCCAACCAACCATGTTTAACTACGAACGTCCAAAACACTTTATCCAGTCTAAGAATGCGTGTCAAGGGCAGCAGCCGCCTCCAGGACCCGCAGCCTCTACAGAGCCAAGCAGACAAATCAAACAATCCTCCATCCTAATACAGCCTCGTAACCCAAGCGGGCAGAAATTCTCCTCCTCGTCATCGCTGAGCTCTTCAATCACGCTCTCCTCGCCTTCCTGTAGTGCCCCTAAGGAATCCACATATCCCGTCACGCCTGCATCTGCTCAGTCTCCTGCTAGCTCCTCATCTGGGCAACGGCTTATATCCATGCCtaaccaaccccctgcagcatTCCTGTGCTCAGTGTTACCCTCGCAGCCCGACTATAACAGCCAAACTCCTTCTCCTATGGAACCTCC TTACTCACAACCAATGTATAACAAACAAGCTAGCATCAACTCCATGCAGAAGACATCAGACCAAGAAATTCGAGGAACAAAAGAGGCCCTCATTCAGGACTTGGAAAAGAAACTCCGATGCAAAGACAACCTTCTCCAGAATGGCAACCAG CGATTAACTTATGAAGAAAGAATGGCTCGCAGGCTGCTCGGACCAGTAAATGCTGCATCTGTTTTGGAAGCACAAAGTGAAGACAACATGCAGAACGCACAG CACCAGAACGCGGAAAACATCAGGCTGCAGGTTCCTACGACACATGTAAG GAGCAGACCGTCCTCTAGAGGAGATGATCGTGGACATGACTCGATCCAGGAAAAGTTCTTTCAGCCGCGTTTTACACAAGTGCCCGAAGACATAATTATTGAGGAGGGGCGATTCTTCAGACTCGACTTTAAA GTTAGTGGGCTGCCTACTCCAGATGTGATGTGGTATCAGAACGGAAGGATGGTTCATCAAGATCAGTTCCATAAAATGATAGTGTCAGAAAAGGGattccattcatttatttttgaagCAGTCAAATCTTCTGACGCAGGGACATATGAATGTGTGGCTGTCAACCGTGCAGGAGAAGCGTCTTTCACAGTAAAAGTGGAAGTAATTG CAAAAGAACATCACACGCCTCCAACTTTCGTCTTCAAGCCACAAAGCAAAAAGGTTTTTGAAGGAGATACAGCCAGACTCGAATGCCAGATCTCTGCTATTCCAACACCCCGGAtttactggaaaagaaacaacGAAATGGTACAATATAATACAGACCGAATAAG cttgttacATGACAATACTGGAAGGATTTGCCTCCTGATTCATAATGCAAACAAGAAAGATGCCGGCTGGTACACCGTATCTGCTGTCAACGGAGCAGGAGTGGCCACATGCCATGCCAGGCTGGAGGTTGCAA cacATGCAAACAAGCCAGTTCCAGCCCCAAAGCAGTTACGGGTTCGACCAACTTTTAGCAAGTATTTGGCACTTAACGGCAGAGGACTGGATGTG
- the MYOT gene encoding myotilin isoform X4, which yields MSVPNFPSVSSMCQPTMFNYERPKHFIQSKNACQGQQPPPGPAASTEPSRQIKQSSILIQPRNPSGQKFSSSSSLSSSITLSSPSCSAPKESTYPVTPASAQSPASSSSGQRLISMPNQPPAAFLCSVLPSQPDYNSQTPSPMEPPYSQPMYNKQASINSMQKTSDQEIRGTKEALIQDLEKKLRCKDNLLQNGNQRLTYEERMARRLLGPVNAASVLEAQSEDNMQNAQHQNAENIRLQVPTTHVRSRPSSRGDDRGHDSIQEKFFQPRFTQVPEDIIIEEGRFFRLDFKVSGLPTPDVMWYQNGRMVHQDQFHKMIVSEKGFHSFIFEAVKSSDAGTYECVAVNRAGEASFTVKVEVIAKEHHTPPTFVFKPQSKKVFEGDTARLECQISAIPTPRIYWKRNNEMVQYNTDRISLLHDNTGRICLLIHNANKKDAGWYTVSAVNGAGVATCHARLEVATHANKPVPAPKQLRVRPTFSKYLALNGRGLDVKQAFSPEGEFQRLAEQSGLYESDEL from the exons ATGAGTGTCCCTAATTTCCCATCCGTTTCCTCTATGTGCCAACCAACCATGTTTAACTACGAACGTCCAAAACACTTTATCCAGTCTAAGAATGCGTGTCAAGGGCAGCAGCCGCCTCCAGGACCCGCAGCCTCTACAGAGCCAAGCAGACAAATCAAACAATCCTCCATCCTAATACAGCCTCGTAACCCAAGCGGGCAGAAATTCTCCTCCTCGTCATCGCTGAGCTCTTCAATCACGCTCTCCTCGCCTTCCTGTAGTGCCCCTAAGGAATCCACATATCCCGTCACGCCTGCATCTGCTCAGTCTCCTGCTAGCTCCTCATCTGGGCAACGGCTTATATCCATGCCtaaccaaccccctgcagcatTCCTGTGCTCAGTGTTACCCTCGCAGCCCGACTATAACAGCCAAACTCCTTCTCCTATGGAACCTCC TTACTCACAACCAATGTATAACAAACAAGCTAGCATCAACTCCATGCAGAAGACATCAGACCAAGAAATTCGAGGAACAAAAGAGGCCCTCATTCAGGACTTGGAAAAGAAACTCCGATGCAAAGACAACCTTCTCCAGAATGGCAACCAG CGATTAACTTATGAAGAAAGAATGGCTCGCAGGCTGCTCGGACCAGTAAATGCTGCATCTGTTTTGGAAGCACAAAGTGAAGACAACATGCAGAACGCACAG CACCAGAACGCGGAAAACATCAGGCTGCAGGTTCCTACGACACATGTAAG GAGCAGACCGTCCTCTAGAGGAGATGATCGTGGACATGACTCGATCCAGGAAAAGTTCTTTCAGCCGCGTTTTACACAAGTGCCCGAAGACATAATTATTGAGGAGGGGCGATTCTTCAGACTCGACTTTAAA GTTAGTGGGCTGCCTACTCCAGATGTGATGTGGTATCAGAACGGAAGGATGGTTCATCAAGATCAGTTCCATAAAATGATAGTGTCAGAAAAGGGattccattcatttatttttgaagCAGTCAAATCTTCTGACGCAGGGACATATGAATGTGTGGCTGTCAACCGTGCAGGAGAAGCGTCTTTCACAGTAAAAGTGGAAGTAATTG CAAAAGAACATCACACGCCTCCAACTTTCGTCTTCAAGCCACAAAGCAAAAAGGTTTTTGAAGGAGATACAGCCAGACTCGAATGCCAGATCTCTGCTATTCCAACACCCCGGAtttactggaaaagaaacaacGAAATGGTACAATATAATACAGACCGAATAAG cttgttacATGACAATACTGGAAGGATTTGCCTCCTGATTCATAATGCAAACAAGAAAGATGCCGGCTGGTACACCGTATCTGCTGTCAACGGAGCAGGAGTGGCCACATGCCATGCCAGGCTGGAGGTTGCAA cacATGCAAACAAGCCAGTTCCAGCCCCAAAGCAGTTACGGGTTCGACCAACTTTTAGCAAGTATTTGGCACTTAACGGCAGAGGACTGGATGTG
- the MYOT gene encoding myotilin isoform X5 yields MYNKQASINSMQKTSDQEIRGTKEALIQDLEKKLRCKDNLLQNGNQRLTYEERMARRLLGPVNAASVLEAQSEDNMQNAQHQNAENIRLQVPTTHVRSRPSSRGDDRGHDSIQEKFFQPRFTQVPEDIIIEEGRFFRLDFKVSGLPTPDVMWYQNGRMVHQDQFHKMIVSEKGFHSFIFEAVKSSDAGTYECVAVNRAGEASFTVKVEVIAKEHHTPPTFVFKPQSKKVFEGDTARLECQISAIPTPRIYWKRNNEMVQYNTDRISLLHDNTGRICLLIHNANKKDAGWYTVSAVNGAGVATCHARLEVATHANKPVPAPKQLRVRPTFSKYLALNGRGLDVKQAFSPEGEFQRLAEQSGLYESDEL; encoded by the exons ATGTATAACAAACAAGCTAGCATCAACTCCATGCAGAAGACATCAGACCAAGAAATTCGAGGAACAAAAGAGGCCCTCATTCAGGACTTGGAAAAGAAACTCCGATGCAAAGACAACCTTCTCCAGAATGGCAACCAG CGATTAACTTATGAAGAAAGAATGGCTCGCAGGCTGCTCGGACCAGTAAATGCTGCATCTGTTTTGGAAGCACAAAGTGAAGACAACATGCAGAACGCACAG CACCAGAACGCGGAAAACATCAGGCTGCAGGTTCCTACGACACATGTAAG GAGCAGACCGTCCTCTAGAGGAGATGATCGTGGACATGACTCGATCCAGGAAAAGTTCTTTCAGCCGCGTTTTACACAAGTGCCCGAAGACATAATTATTGAGGAGGGGCGATTCTTCAGACTCGACTTTAAA GTTAGTGGGCTGCCTACTCCAGATGTGATGTGGTATCAGAACGGAAGGATGGTTCATCAAGATCAGTTCCATAAAATGATAGTGTCAGAAAAGGGattccattcatttatttttgaagCAGTCAAATCTTCTGACGCAGGGACATATGAATGTGTGGCTGTCAACCGTGCAGGAGAAGCGTCTTTCACAGTAAAAGTGGAAGTAATTG CAAAAGAACATCACACGCCTCCAACTTTCGTCTTCAAGCCACAAAGCAAAAAGGTTTTTGAAGGAGATACAGCCAGACTCGAATGCCAGATCTCTGCTATTCCAACACCCCGGAtttactggaaaagaaacaacGAAATGGTACAATATAATACAGACCGAATAAG cttgttacATGACAATACTGGAAGGATTTGCCTCCTGATTCATAATGCAAACAAGAAAGATGCCGGCTGGTACACCGTATCTGCTGTCAACGGAGCAGGAGTGGCCACATGCCATGCCAGGCTGGAGGTTGCAA cacATGCAAACAAGCCAGTTCCAGCCCCAAAGCAGTTACGGGTTCGACCAACTTTTAGCAAGTATTTGGCACTTAACGGCAGAGGACTGGATGTG
- the MYOT gene encoding myotilin isoform X3, whose translation MSVPNFPSVSSMCQPTMFNYERPKHFIQSKNACQGQQPPPGPAASTEPSRQIKQSSILIQPRNPSGQKFSSSSSLSSSITLSSPSCSAPKESTYPVTPASAQSPASSSSGQRLISMPNQPPAAFLCSVLPSQPDYNSQTPSPMEPPIQESSYSQPMYNKQASINSMQKTSDQEIRGTKEALIQDLEKKLRCKDNLLQNGNQRLTYEERMARRLLGPVNAASVLEAQSEDNMQNAQHQNAENIRLQVPTTHVRSRPSSRGDDRGHDSIQEKFFQPRFTQVPEDIIIEEGRFFRLDFKVSGLPTPDVMWYQNGRMVHQDQFHKMIVSEKGFHSFIFEAVKSSDAGTYECVAVNRAGEASFTVKVEVIAKEHHTPPTFVFKPQSKKVFEGDTARLECQISAIPTPRIYWKRNNEMVQYNTDRISLLHDNTGRICLLIHNANKKDAGWYTVSAVNGAGVATCHARLEVATHANKPVPAPKQLRVRPTFSKYLALNGRGLDVKQAFSPEGEFQRLAEQSGLYESDEL comes from the exons ATGAGTGTCCCTAATTTCCCATCCGTTTCCTCTATGTGCCAACCAACCATGTTTAACTACGAACGTCCAAAACACTTTATCCAGTCTAAGAATGCGTGTCAAGGGCAGCAGCCGCCTCCAGGACCCGCAGCCTCTACAGAGCCAAGCAGACAAATCAAACAATCCTCCATCCTAATACAGCCTCGTAACCCAAGCGGGCAGAAATTCTCCTCCTCGTCATCGCTGAGCTCTTCAATCACGCTCTCCTCGCCTTCCTGTAGTGCCCCTAAGGAATCCACATATCCCGTCACGCCTGCATCTGCTCAGTCTCCTGCTAGCTCCTCATCTGGGCAACGGCTTATATCCATGCCtaaccaaccccctgcagcatTCCTGTGCTCAGTGTTACCCTCGCAGCCCGACTATAACAGCCAAACTCCTTCTCCTATGGAACCTCC GATACAGGAAAG TAGTTACTCACAACCAATGTATAACAAACAAGCTAGCATCAACTCCATGCAGAAGACATCAGACCAAGAAATTCGAGGAACAAAAGAGGCCCTCATTCAGGACTTGGAAAAGAAACTCCGATGCAAAGACAACCTTCTCCAGAATGGCAACCAG CGATTAACTTATGAAGAAAGAATGGCTCGCAGGCTGCTCGGACCAGTAAATGCTGCATCTGTTTTGGAAGCACAAAGTGAAGACAACATGCAGAACGCACAG CACCAGAACGCGGAAAACATCAGGCTGCAGGTTCCTACGACACATGTAAG GAGCAGACCGTCCTCTAGAGGAGATGATCGTGGACATGACTCGATCCAGGAAAAGTTCTTTCAGCCGCGTTTTACACAAGTGCCCGAAGACATAATTATTGAGGAGGGGCGATTCTTCAGACTCGACTTTAAA GTTAGTGGGCTGCCTACTCCAGATGTGATGTGGTATCAGAACGGAAGGATGGTTCATCAAGATCAGTTCCATAAAATGATAGTGTCAGAAAAGGGattccattcatttatttttgaagCAGTCAAATCTTCTGACGCAGGGACATATGAATGTGTGGCTGTCAACCGTGCAGGAGAAGCGTCTTTCACAGTAAAAGTGGAAGTAATTG CAAAAGAACATCACACGCCTCCAACTTTCGTCTTCAAGCCACAAAGCAAAAAGGTTTTTGAAGGAGATACAGCCAGACTCGAATGCCAGATCTCTGCTATTCCAACACCCCGGAtttactggaaaagaaacaacGAAATGGTACAATATAATACAGACCGAATAAG cttgttacATGACAATACTGGAAGGATTTGCCTCCTGATTCATAATGCAAACAAGAAAGATGCCGGCTGGTACACCGTATCTGCTGTCAACGGAGCAGGAGTGGCCACATGCCATGCCAGGCTGGAGGTTGCAA cacATGCAAACAAGCCAGTTCCAGCCCCAAAGCAGTTACGGGTTCGACCAACTTTTAGCAAGTATTTGGCACTTAACGGCAGAGGACTGGATGTG
- the MYOT gene encoding myotilin isoform X2, producing MQSPSASLTGSAYGSTPVFTKGLQNIRAIKGQLVVFECRIRATPTLQVHWYREYDPIIDSADFRILRKKACSSALPEEVCTLVITEAFPEDSGIFKCVAENEFGSAASSARLSVSPGAKELESFAGAAHRPAVQVTMKKPTFPRNSQTGAKDRDTAGLPSYSTETPGLGRRAEATNFGQINSKSKAEDFHGAYENSPQASPLSYSQPMYNKQASINSMQKTSDQEIRGTKEALIQDLEKKLRCKDNLLQNGNQRLTYEERMARRLLGPVNAASVLEAQSEDNMQNAQHQNAENIRLQVPTTHVRSRPSSRGDDRGHDSIQEKFFQPRFTQVPEDIIIEEGRFFRLDFKVSGLPTPDVMWYQNGRMVHQDQFHKMIVSEKGFHSFIFEAVKSSDAGTYECVAVNRAGEASFTVKVEVIAKEHHTPPTFVFKPQSKKVFEGDTARLECQISAIPTPRIYWKRNNEMVQYNTDRISLLHDNTGRICLLIHNANKKDAGWYTVSAVNGAGVATCHARLEVATHANKPVPAPKQLRVRPTFSKYLALNGRGLDVKQAFSPEGEFQRLAEQSGLYESDEL from the exons ATGCAGAGTCCCTCAGCGAGCCTGACCGGGTCTGCCTACGGAAGCACACCAGTGTTTACAAAG ggtctgCAAAACATAAGAGCTATAAAGGGTCAATTAGTGGTATTTGAATGTCGCATTCGCGCTACACCCACCTTACAGGTTCACTGGTACAGAGAATATGATCCAATAATTGACTCTGCTGATTTCCGAATACTACGAAAAA AGGCTTGTTCGTCAGCTCTTCCTG AGGAAGTCTGCACCCTGGTTATTACAGAAGCTTTTCCAGAAGACTCTGGAATATTTAAATGTGTTGCTGAAAATGAATTTGGGTCTGCGGCATCCAGTGCACGTCTCTCTGTTTCCCCAG GAGCAAAAGAGCTGGAAAGCTTTGCAGGTGCTGCCCACAGGCCAGCTGTGCAAGTCACCATGAAGAAACCCACCTTTCCCAGGAATAGCCAAACAGGAGCCAAGGACCGTGACACAGCTGGCCTGCCGTCCTACAGCACAGAGACCCCAGGACTGGGCAGACGAGCAGAAGCCACAAACTTTGGCCAGATCAACTCCAAGAGCAAAGCTGAAGATTTTCACGGAGCTTATGAGAATTCACCTCAGGCTTCACCTCTGAG TTACTCACAACCAATGTATAACAAACAAGCTAGCATCAACTCCATGCAGAAGACATCAGACCAAGAAATTCGAGGAACAAAAGAGGCCCTCATTCAGGACTTGGAAAAGAAACTCCGATGCAAAGACAACCTTCTCCAGAATGGCAACCAG CGATTAACTTATGAAGAAAGAATGGCTCGCAGGCTGCTCGGACCAGTAAATGCTGCATCTGTTTTGGAAGCACAAAGTGAAGACAACATGCAGAACGCACAG CACCAGAACGCGGAAAACATCAGGCTGCAGGTTCCTACGACACATGTAAG GAGCAGACCGTCCTCTAGAGGAGATGATCGTGGACATGACTCGATCCAGGAAAAGTTCTTTCAGCCGCGTTTTACACAAGTGCCCGAAGACATAATTATTGAGGAGGGGCGATTCTTCAGACTCGACTTTAAA GTTAGTGGGCTGCCTACTCCAGATGTGATGTGGTATCAGAACGGAAGGATGGTTCATCAAGATCAGTTCCATAAAATGATAGTGTCAGAAAAGGGattccattcatttatttttgaagCAGTCAAATCTTCTGACGCAGGGACATATGAATGTGTGGCTGTCAACCGTGCAGGAGAAGCGTCTTTCACAGTAAAAGTGGAAGTAATTG CAAAAGAACATCACACGCCTCCAACTTTCGTCTTCAAGCCACAAAGCAAAAAGGTTTTTGAAGGAGATACAGCCAGACTCGAATGCCAGATCTCTGCTATTCCAACACCCCGGAtttactggaaaagaaacaacGAAATGGTACAATATAATACAGACCGAATAAG cttgttacATGACAATACTGGAAGGATTTGCCTCCTGATTCATAATGCAAACAAGAAAGATGCCGGCTGGTACACCGTATCTGCTGTCAACGGAGCAGGAGTGGCCACATGCCATGCCAGGCTGGAGGTTGCAA cacATGCAAACAAGCCAGTTCCAGCCCCAAAGCAGTTACGGGTTCGACCAACTTTTAGCAAGTATTTGGCACTTAACGGCAGAGGACTGGATGTG